In Amycolatopsis sp. EV170708-02-1, the following are encoded in one genomic region:
- a CDS encoding alpha/beta hydrolase: MRGFALVGALVAGAALSGASGTAVAAQEAGPPAAQVGATAPVNWGACTADQLRGVPADQVKFYSCARYRVPIDHDNAALGTIDIAMLKRAAKTPDKKVGSLFLNPGGPGGSGFRMPIGAANYFQPQVLDRFDLIGFDPRGVGASNPLKCFTTQEDADDVFAAQIPVPLSRQEISGTLASYRDYGQFCKNNAGVLLNHMSTKDVVRDLDKMRAAVGDQKLTFVGFSYGTLIGSTYTGMFPKQSRAIVVDGNVDPALRTSDGVQYDRERARGFEIALDAFLRKCAQVGPKCSFSAGTPREKFDEIRGHLRQQPIKLPDGSSYDINAFTSTVAGVLYSPTSFGPLADDLQALYNIVHPPAAQTQTAQAVELKVLRSGANGRADANPDSPYTGDDSYFAVNCSDKKITIKQEKVPEIAAKWEKESPTFGRYQAFSDVAGCPVWPAKKPDVYRGPWQAKTDTPVLVIGNYYDPATQYLFSKRMADQLGNARLLSVDAFGHCILGDSLGVDKVTADYLIDLKVPANGQVFQPNVQPFETA; this comes from the coding sequence GTGCGCGGTTTCGCACTGGTAGGGGCACTCGTGGCGGGCGCCGCGCTGTCCGGGGCGTCCGGGACGGCGGTCGCCGCTCAGGAGGCCGGGCCGCCCGCCGCCCAGGTCGGCGCGACGGCGCCGGTGAACTGGGGTGCCTGCACGGCGGACCAGCTCCGCGGTGTTCCGGCCGATCAGGTGAAGTTCTACAGCTGCGCGCGGTATCGCGTGCCGATCGACCACGACAACGCGGCGCTCGGCACGATCGACATCGCGATGCTGAAGCGGGCGGCGAAGACGCCCGACAAGAAGGTCGGTTCGCTGTTCCTCAACCCGGGCGGTCCCGGCGGCTCCGGGTTCCGGATGCCGATCGGCGCGGCGAACTACTTCCAGCCGCAGGTGCTGGACCGGTTCGACCTGATCGGGTTCGATCCGCGCGGGGTCGGGGCCAGCAACCCGCTCAAATGCTTCACCACGCAGGAGGACGCGGACGACGTCTTCGCCGCGCAGATCCCCGTGCCGCTGTCACGGCAGGAGATCTCCGGGACGTTGGCCTCGTACCGCGATTACGGCCAGTTCTGCAAGAACAACGCGGGCGTGCTGCTGAACCACATGTCCACCAAGGACGTCGTGCGTGACCTCGACAAGATGCGGGCGGCCGTCGGCGACCAGAAGCTGACCTTCGTCGGCTTCTCGTACGGGACCCTGATCGGGTCGACGTACACGGGGATGTTCCCGAAGCAGAGCCGGGCGATCGTCGTCGACGGCAACGTCGATCCGGCGCTGCGGACCAGCGACGGCGTGCAGTACGACCGCGAGCGCGCTCGCGGGTTCGAGATCGCGCTGGACGCCTTCCTGCGCAAGTGCGCGCAGGTCGGGCCGAAGTGCTCCTTCAGCGCCGGTACGCCGCGGGAGAAGTTCGACGAGATCCGCGGCCACCTGCGCCAGCAGCCGATCAAGCTGCCGGACGGGAGCAGCTACGACATCAACGCGTTCACCAGCACGGTGGCCGGGGTGCTGTACTCGCCGACGTCGTTCGGGCCGCTGGCCGACGACCTGCAGGCGCTGTACAACATCGTCCACCCGCCCGCGGCGCAGACGCAGACGGCGCAGGCCGTCGAGCTGAAGGTGCTGCGGTCCGGGGCGAACGGGCGCGCGGACGCGAACCCGGACAGCCCCTACACCGGCGACGACTCGTACTTCGCCGTGAACTGCTCGGACAAGAAGATCACGATCAAGCAGGAGAAGGTCCCCGAGATCGCCGCGAAGTGGGAGAAGGAATCGCCCACTTTCGGTCGCTACCAGGCGTTCTCGGACGTGGCGGGCTGCCCGGTGTGGCCGGCGAAGAAGCCGGACGTCTACCGCGGCCCGTGGCAGGCCAAGACCGACACCCCGGTCCTGGTCATCGGGAACTACTACGACCCGGCGACCCAGTACCTGTTCTCGAAGCGGATGGCCGACCAGCTGGGCAACGCCCGCCTGCTCTCGGTCGACGCCTTCGGGCACTGCATCCTGGGCGACTCGCTCGGGGTGGACAAGGTGACGGCCGACTACCTGATCGATCTGAAGGTCCCGGCCAACGGCCAGGTCTTCCAGCCGAACGTCCAGCCGTTCGAAACCGCCTGA